The Cloeon dipterum chromosome X, ieCloDipt1.1, whole genome shotgun sequence genome includes a window with the following:
- the ClC-c gene encoding H(+)/Cl(-) exchange transporter 4 isoform X2 has product MNVFKLINNDVSSGDAGYQYQYSRLATEEMESDPLRGDRAPQFSNPSYQALSDHKLPGSQNGHPDRLNSLSSDDDMIDITTTGTVSERAMLEEELAAASHITTESDEIPGIGQYEDFHTIDWQRDIARDRMRHRYIIKKKQNSICDLIRGAHDAWSGWVCVLLVGLFTGAVAGVIDIGASWMTDLKYGICPQAFWLNQEQCCWSSNETDFEVGSCSQWLTWPEVFGLSREGSGPYVLSYLLYVLWALLFAALAACLVRMFAPYACGSGIPEIKTILSGFIIRGYLGKWTLIIKSVGIMLSVSAGLNLGKEGPMVHIACCIGNILSYLFPKYGRNEAKKREILSAAAAAGVSVAFGAPIGGVLFSLEEVSYYFPLKTLWRSFFCALVAAFILRSINPFGNEHSVLFYVEYSKDWIFFELVPFIGLGVIGGVIATIFIKANLWWCRYRKVSRLGQYPVSEVLIVSLVTAVIAYPNPYTRMSTSQLIYLLFSQCGVANSDPLCDYNRNFTDVNSAIETAAAGPGVYNALWLLSLALIFKLVGTIFTFGIKVPCGLFIPSLCLGAIVGRFVGIGMEQLAYNYPHIWVFSGECSTGDNCITPGLYAMVGAAAVLGGVTRMTVSLVVIMFELTGGVRYIVPLMAAAMASKWVGDALGRQGIYDAHINLNGYPFLDSKEEFEHTSLAADVMQPKRNEPLSVITQDSMTVDDVAALLKETEHNGFPVVVSRESQYLVGFVLRRDLNLAIANAKRLNEGITGQSLVVFVSPNASGDGGESSMGARRPAPLILKKILDMAPITMTDQTPMETVVDMFRKLGLRQTLVTHNGRLLGVITKKDVLRHIKQMDNEDPNSVLFN; this is encoded by the exons ATGAACGTCTTCAAATTAATCAACAACG ATGTTTCTTCAGGAGATGCAGGTTATCAGTACCAAT ACTCCCGGCTGGCTACGGAGGAGATGGAGAGCGACCCTCTGCGGGGTGACAGGGCACCCCAATTCAGCAACCCGTCGTACCAAGCGCTATCCGACCACAAGCTGCCG gggTCCCAAAACGGACACCCGGACCGTCTCAACTCCCTGAGTAGTGATGATGACATGATCGACATCACCACCACTGGCACCGTCTCAGAAAGAGCCATGCTGGAGGAAGAATTGGCGGCGGCCTCTCACA TAACAACCGAGAGTGATGAGATCCCGGGCATCGGCCAGTATGAGGATTTCCACACAATTGACTGGCAGCGGGACATCGCCCGAGACCGAATGCGACACCGATACATCatcaagaaaaaacaaaactcaatATGTGACCTCATCCGAGGCGCGCACGACGCTTGGTCAGGCTGGGTCTGCGTCCTGCTGGTTGGTCTGTTCACTGGTGCGGTGGCCGGAGTCATCGATATCGGCGCAAGCTGGATGACCGACCTCAAGTACGGAATTTGTCCGCAAGCCTTCTGGCTTAACCAGGAGCAATGCTGCTGGTCGTCGAACGAGACCGACTTTGAAGTGGGCTCATGCAGTCAG TGGCTCACGTGGCCCGAAGTTTTTGGTCTTTCAAGAGAAGGCTCTGGTCCATACGTTTTATCATACCTCCTCTACGTTTTATGGGCATTGCTCTTCGCCGCCCTCGCGGCATGCCTGGTGAGAATGTTCGCACCTTACGCTTGTGGCTCAGGTATTCCTGAG ATCAAAACGATCTTGAGTGGTTTCATCATCAGAGGTTACCTTGGGAAGTGGACTTTGATAATCAAGTCGGTGGGCATCATGTTGTCTGTTTCCGCTGGACTCAATTTGGGTAAAGAGGGCCCCATGGTGCACATCGCCTGCTGTATAGGCAACATTCTCTCCTACTTGTTTCCAAAATACGGCAGGAATGAGGCCAAAAAAAGGGAAATCTTGTCAGCAGCAGCTGCGGCTGGAGTTTCGGTGGCTTTTGGTGCACCCATCGGTGGAGTCCTCTTCAGCTTGGAAGAG GTCAGCTACTACTTTCCCCTGAAAACTCTGTGGCGATCCTTTTTCTGCGCTCTTGTGGCAGCATTCATCCTCCGCTCAATCAACCCGTTCGGCAATGAGCACTCTGTACTCTTCTACGTCGAGTACAGCAAAGACTGGATCTTTTTCGAACTAGTACCATTCATCG GTCTGGGCGTAATTGGTGGAGTCATCGCCACCATTTTCATCAAGGCGAACCTTTGGTGGTGCCGCTACCGCAAGGTGTCCCGCCTCGGCCAGTACCCCGTGTCTGAGGTGCTGATCGTGTCTCTGGTTACCGCTGTCATCGCCTACCCCAATCCGTACACGCGCATGAGCACCAGCCAACTTATCTACCTGCTGTTCAGCCAGTGTGGTGTTGCCAACTCGGATCCCTTGTGCGACTACAACAGGAACTTCACCGACGTCAACTCGGCAATTGAAACTGCTGCCGCTGGCCCTGGTGTGTACAACGCTCTCTGGCTGCTCAGTTTGGCGCTCATCTTCAAGCTGGTTGGCACCATTTTCACCTTTGGCATCAAGGTTCCCTGCGGGCTCTTCATCCCTTCGCTGTGCCTTGGCGCCATTGTTGGAAG ATTTGTCGGCATCGGGATGGAGCAGTTGGCGTACAACTACCCGCACATCTGGGTGTTCAGCGGCGAGTGCTCGACTGGGGACAACTGCATCACGCCTGGCCTGTACGCCATGGTCGGAGCAGCAGCCGTGCTGGGCGGTGTTACCAGAATGACAG TGTCCTTGGTGGTGATCATGTTCGAGTTGACCGGCGGAGTGCGGTACATCGTGCCGCTGATGGCCGCAGCCATGGCCAGCAAGTGGGTTGGTGACGCCCTGGGCCGGCAGGGCATCTACGACGCCCACATCAACCTCAATGGATACCCCTTCCTGGACAGCAAGGAGGAGTTTGAGCACACATCGCTCGCTGCTGATGTCATGCAGCCAAA GAGAAATGAACCGCTTAGTGTAATAACTCAAGACTCAATGACAGTGGACGACGTCGCGGCCTTGCTCAAAGAAACGGAACACAATGGATTCCCAGTGGTCGTTAGCAGAGAGAGCCAATACCTAGTGGGATTCGTCTTGAGGAGAGACCTCAACCTTGCCATAG CAAACGCTAAGAGATTAAACGAGGGCATCACTGGCCAATCTTTAGTGGTGTTTGTCAGTCCAAACGCGTCTGGAGATGGAGGTGAATCGTCCATGGGAGCGAGACGGCCCGCGCCGCTGATTCTGAAGAAGATTCTCGACATGGCGCCCATCACCATGACTGACCAGACACCGATGGAGACTGTCGTGGACATGTTCCGAAAGCTGGGCCTGAGACAGACGCTTGTCACCCACAATGG TCGCCTGCTCGGGGTGATCACAAAGAAAGATGTTCTCAGACACATCAAGCAGATGGACAATGAAGATCCAAACTCAGTGCTGTTCAACTGA
- the ClC-c gene encoding H(+)/Cl(-) exchange transporter 4 isoform X1: MPSDGDKWWADVSSGDAGYQYQYSRLATEEMESDPLRGDRAPQFSNPSYQALSDHKLPGSQNGHPDRLNSLSSDDDMIDITTTGTVSERAMLEEELAAASHITTESDEIPGIGQYEDFHTIDWQRDIARDRMRHRYIIKKKQNSICDLIRGAHDAWSGWVCVLLVGLFTGAVAGVIDIGASWMTDLKYGICPQAFWLNQEQCCWSSNETDFEVGSCSQWLTWPEVFGLSREGSGPYVLSYLLYVLWALLFAALAACLVRMFAPYACGSGIPEIKTILSGFIIRGYLGKWTLIIKSVGIMLSVSAGLNLGKEGPMVHIACCIGNILSYLFPKYGRNEAKKREILSAAAAAGVSVAFGAPIGGVLFSLEEVSYYFPLKTLWRSFFCALVAAFILRSINPFGNEHSVLFYVEYSKDWIFFELVPFIGLGVIGGVIATIFIKANLWWCRYRKVSRLGQYPVSEVLIVSLVTAVIAYPNPYTRMSTSQLIYLLFSQCGVANSDPLCDYNRNFTDVNSAIETAAAGPGVYNALWLLSLALIFKLVGTIFTFGIKVPCGLFIPSLCLGAIVGRFVGIGMEQLAYNYPHIWVFSGECSTGDNCITPGLYAMVGAAAVLGGVTRMTVSLVVIMFELTGGVRYIVPLMAAAMASKWVGDALGRQGIYDAHINLNGYPFLDSKEEFEHTSLAADVMQPKRNEPLSVITQDSMTVDDVAALLKETEHNGFPVVVSRESQYLVGFVLRRDLNLAIANAKRLNEGITGQSLVVFVSPNASGDGGESSMGARRPAPLILKKILDMAPITMTDQTPMETVVDMFRKLGLRQTLVTHNGRLLGVITKKDVLRHIKQMDNEDPNSVLFN; the protein is encoded by the exons ATGCCGAGTGACGGTGACAAGTGGTGGGCTG ATGTTTCTTCAGGAGATGCAGGTTATCAGTACCAAT ACTCCCGGCTGGCTACGGAGGAGATGGAGAGCGACCCTCTGCGGGGTGACAGGGCACCCCAATTCAGCAACCCGTCGTACCAAGCGCTATCCGACCACAAGCTGCCG gggTCCCAAAACGGACACCCGGACCGTCTCAACTCCCTGAGTAGTGATGATGACATGATCGACATCACCACCACTGGCACCGTCTCAGAAAGAGCCATGCTGGAGGAAGAATTGGCGGCGGCCTCTCACA TAACAACCGAGAGTGATGAGATCCCGGGCATCGGCCAGTATGAGGATTTCCACACAATTGACTGGCAGCGGGACATCGCCCGAGACCGAATGCGACACCGATACATCatcaagaaaaaacaaaactcaatATGTGACCTCATCCGAGGCGCGCACGACGCTTGGTCAGGCTGGGTCTGCGTCCTGCTGGTTGGTCTGTTCACTGGTGCGGTGGCCGGAGTCATCGATATCGGCGCAAGCTGGATGACCGACCTCAAGTACGGAATTTGTCCGCAAGCCTTCTGGCTTAACCAGGAGCAATGCTGCTGGTCGTCGAACGAGACCGACTTTGAAGTGGGCTCATGCAGTCAG TGGCTCACGTGGCCCGAAGTTTTTGGTCTTTCAAGAGAAGGCTCTGGTCCATACGTTTTATCATACCTCCTCTACGTTTTATGGGCATTGCTCTTCGCCGCCCTCGCGGCATGCCTGGTGAGAATGTTCGCACCTTACGCTTGTGGCTCAGGTATTCCTGAG ATCAAAACGATCTTGAGTGGTTTCATCATCAGAGGTTACCTTGGGAAGTGGACTTTGATAATCAAGTCGGTGGGCATCATGTTGTCTGTTTCCGCTGGACTCAATTTGGGTAAAGAGGGCCCCATGGTGCACATCGCCTGCTGTATAGGCAACATTCTCTCCTACTTGTTTCCAAAATACGGCAGGAATGAGGCCAAAAAAAGGGAAATCTTGTCAGCAGCAGCTGCGGCTGGAGTTTCGGTGGCTTTTGGTGCACCCATCGGTGGAGTCCTCTTCAGCTTGGAAGAG GTCAGCTACTACTTTCCCCTGAAAACTCTGTGGCGATCCTTTTTCTGCGCTCTTGTGGCAGCATTCATCCTCCGCTCAATCAACCCGTTCGGCAATGAGCACTCTGTACTCTTCTACGTCGAGTACAGCAAAGACTGGATCTTTTTCGAACTAGTACCATTCATCG GTCTGGGCGTAATTGGTGGAGTCATCGCCACCATTTTCATCAAGGCGAACCTTTGGTGGTGCCGCTACCGCAAGGTGTCCCGCCTCGGCCAGTACCCCGTGTCTGAGGTGCTGATCGTGTCTCTGGTTACCGCTGTCATCGCCTACCCCAATCCGTACACGCGCATGAGCACCAGCCAACTTATCTACCTGCTGTTCAGCCAGTGTGGTGTTGCCAACTCGGATCCCTTGTGCGACTACAACAGGAACTTCACCGACGTCAACTCGGCAATTGAAACTGCTGCCGCTGGCCCTGGTGTGTACAACGCTCTCTGGCTGCTCAGTTTGGCGCTCATCTTCAAGCTGGTTGGCACCATTTTCACCTTTGGCATCAAGGTTCCCTGCGGGCTCTTCATCCCTTCGCTGTGCCTTGGCGCCATTGTTGGAAG ATTTGTCGGCATCGGGATGGAGCAGTTGGCGTACAACTACCCGCACATCTGGGTGTTCAGCGGCGAGTGCTCGACTGGGGACAACTGCATCACGCCTGGCCTGTACGCCATGGTCGGAGCAGCAGCCGTGCTGGGCGGTGTTACCAGAATGACAG TGTCCTTGGTGGTGATCATGTTCGAGTTGACCGGCGGAGTGCGGTACATCGTGCCGCTGATGGCCGCAGCCATGGCCAGCAAGTGGGTTGGTGACGCCCTGGGCCGGCAGGGCATCTACGACGCCCACATCAACCTCAATGGATACCCCTTCCTGGACAGCAAGGAGGAGTTTGAGCACACATCGCTCGCTGCTGATGTCATGCAGCCAAA GAGAAATGAACCGCTTAGTGTAATAACTCAAGACTCAATGACAGTGGACGACGTCGCGGCCTTGCTCAAAGAAACGGAACACAATGGATTCCCAGTGGTCGTTAGCAGAGAGAGCCAATACCTAGTGGGATTCGTCTTGAGGAGAGACCTCAACCTTGCCATAG CAAACGCTAAGAGATTAAACGAGGGCATCACTGGCCAATCTTTAGTGGTGTTTGTCAGTCCAAACGCGTCTGGAGATGGAGGTGAATCGTCCATGGGAGCGAGACGGCCCGCGCCGCTGATTCTGAAGAAGATTCTCGACATGGCGCCCATCACCATGACTGACCAGACACCGATGGAGACTGTCGTGGACATGTTCCGAAAGCTGGGCCTGAGACAGACGCTTGTCACCCACAATGG TCGCCTGCTCGGGGTGATCACAAAGAAAGATGTTCTCAGACACATCAAGCAGATGGACAATGAAGATCCAAACTCAGTGCTGTTCAACTGA
- the ClC-c gene encoding H(+)/Cl(-) exchange transporter 4 isoform X3, with translation MPSDGDKWWADSRLATEEMESDPLRGDRAPQFSNPSYQALSDHKLPGSQNGHPDRLNSLSSDDDMIDITTTGTVSERAMLEEELAAASHITTESDEIPGIGQYEDFHTIDWQRDIARDRMRHRYIIKKKQNSICDLIRGAHDAWSGWVCVLLVGLFTGAVAGVIDIGASWMTDLKYGICPQAFWLNQEQCCWSSNETDFEVGSCSQWLTWPEVFGLSREGSGPYVLSYLLYVLWALLFAALAACLVRMFAPYACGSGIPEIKTILSGFIIRGYLGKWTLIIKSVGIMLSVSAGLNLGKEGPMVHIACCIGNILSYLFPKYGRNEAKKREILSAAAAAGVSVAFGAPIGGVLFSLEEVSYYFPLKTLWRSFFCALVAAFILRSINPFGNEHSVLFYVEYSKDWIFFELVPFIGLGVIGGVIATIFIKANLWWCRYRKVSRLGQYPVSEVLIVSLVTAVIAYPNPYTRMSTSQLIYLLFSQCGVANSDPLCDYNRNFTDVNSAIETAAAGPGVYNALWLLSLALIFKLVGTIFTFGIKVPCGLFIPSLCLGAIVGRFVGIGMEQLAYNYPHIWVFSGECSTGDNCITPGLYAMVGAAAVLGGVTRMTVSLVVIMFELTGGVRYIVPLMAAAMASKWVGDALGRQGIYDAHINLNGYPFLDSKEEFEHTSLAADVMQPKRNEPLSVITQDSMTVDDVAALLKETEHNGFPVVVSRESQYLVGFVLRRDLNLAIANAKRLNEGITGQSLVVFVSPNASGDGGESSMGARRPAPLILKKILDMAPITMTDQTPMETVVDMFRKLGLRQTLVTHNGRLLGVITKKDVLRHIKQMDNEDPNSVLFN, from the exons ATGCCGAGTGACGGTGACAAGTGGTGGGCTG ACTCCCGGCTGGCTACGGAGGAGATGGAGAGCGACCCTCTGCGGGGTGACAGGGCACCCCAATTCAGCAACCCGTCGTACCAAGCGCTATCCGACCACAAGCTGCCG gggTCCCAAAACGGACACCCGGACCGTCTCAACTCCCTGAGTAGTGATGATGACATGATCGACATCACCACCACTGGCACCGTCTCAGAAAGAGCCATGCTGGAGGAAGAATTGGCGGCGGCCTCTCACA TAACAACCGAGAGTGATGAGATCCCGGGCATCGGCCAGTATGAGGATTTCCACACAATTGACTGGCAGCGGGACATCGCCCGAGACCGAATGCGACACCGATACATCatcaagaaaaaacaaaactcaatATGTGACCTCATCCGAGGCGCGCACGACGCTTGGTCAGGCTGGGTCTGCGTCCTGCTGGTTGGTCTGTTCACTGGTGCGGTGGCCGGAGTCATCGATATCGGCGCAAGCTGGATGACCGACCTCAAGTACGGAATTTGTCCGCAAGCCTTCTGGCTTAACCAGGAGCAATGCTGCTGGTCGTCGAACGAGACCGACTTTGAAGTGGGCTCATGCAGTCAG TGGCTCACGTGGCCCGAAGTTTTTGGTCTTTCAAGAGAAGGCTCTGGTCCATACGTTTTATCATACCTCCTCTACGTTTTATGGGCATTGCTCTTCGCCGCCCTCGCGGCATGCCTGGTGAGAATGTTCGCACCTTACGCTTGTGGCTCAGGTATTCCTGAG ATCAAAACGATCTTGAGTGGTTTCATCATCAGAGGTTACCTTGGGAAGTGGACTTTGATAATCAAGTCGGTGGGCATCATGTTGTCTGTTTCCGCTGGACTCAATTTGGGTAAAGAGGGCCCCATGGTGCACATCGCCTGCTGTATAGGCAACATTCTCTCCTACTTGTTTCCAAAATACGGCAGGAATGAGGCCAAAAAAAGGGAAATCTTGTCAGCAGCAGCTGCGGCTGGAGTTTCGGTGGCTTTTGGTGCACCCATCGGTGGAGTCCTCTTCAGCTTGGAAGAG GTCAGCTACTACTTTCCCCTGAAAACTCTGTGGCGATCCTTTTTCTGCGCTCTTGTGGCAGCATTCATCCTCCGCTCAATCAACCCGTTCGGCAATGAGCACTCTGTACTCTTCTACGTCGAGTACAGCAAAGACTGGATCTTTTTCGAACTAGTACCATTCATCG GTCTGGGCGTAATTGGTGGAGTCATCGCCACCATTTTCATCAAGGCGAACCTTTGGTGGTGCCGCTACCGCAAGGTGTCCCGCCTCGGCCAGTACCCCGTGTCTGAGGTGCTGATCGTGTCTCTGGTTACCGCTGTCATCGCCTACCCCAATCCGTACACGCGCATGAGCACCAGCCAACTTATCTACCTGCTGTTCAGCCAGTGTGGTGTTGCCAACTCGGATCCCTTGTGCGACTACAACAGGAACTTCACCGACGTCAACTCGGCAATTGAAACTGCTGCCGCTGGCCCTGGTGTGTACAACGCTCTCTGGCTGCTCAGTTTGGCGCTCATCTTCAAGCTGGTTGGCACCATTTTCACCTTTGGCATCAAGGTTCCCTGCGGGCTCTTCATCCCTTCGCTGTGCCTTGGCGCCATTGTTGGAAG ATTTGTCGGCATCGGGATGGAGCAGTTGGCGTACAACTACCCGCACATCTGGGTGTTCAGCGGCGAGTGCTCGACTGGGGACAACTGCATCACGCCTGGCCTGTACGCCATGGTCGGAGCAGCAGCCGTGCTGGGCGGTGTTACCAGAATGACAG TGTCCTTGGTGGTGATCATGTTCGAGTTGACCGGCGGAGTGCGGTACATCGTGCCGCTGATGGCCGCAGCCATGGCCAGCAAGTGGGTTGGTGACGCCCTGGGCCGGCAGGGCATCTACGACGCCCACATCAACCTCAATGGATACCCCTTCCTGGACAGCAAGGAGGAGTTTGAGCACACATCGCTCGCTGCTGATGTCATGCAGCCAAA GAGAAATGAACCGCTTAGTGTAATAACTCAAGACTCAATGACAGTGGACGACGTCGCGGCCTTGCTCAAAGAAACGGAACACAATGGATTCCCAGTGGTCGTTAGCAGAGAGAGCCAATACCTAGTGGGATTCGTCTTGAGGAGAGACCTCAACCTTGCCATAG CAAACGCTAAGAGATTAAACGAGGGCATCACTGGCCAATCTTTAGTGGTGTTTGTCAGTCCAAACGCGTCTGGAGATGGAGGTGAATCGTCCATGGGAGCGAGACGGCCCGCGCCGCTGATTCTGAAGAAGATTCTCGACATGGCGCCCATCACCATGACTGACCAGACACCGATGGAGACTGTCGTGGACATGTTCCGAAAGCTGGGCCTGAGACAGACGCTTGTCACCCACAATGG TCGCCTGCTCGGGGTGATCACAAAGAAAGATGTTCTCAGACACATCAAGCAGATGGACAATGAAGATCCAAACTCAGTGCTGTTCAACTGA
- the ClC-c gene encoding H(+)/Cl(-) exchange transporter 4 isoform X4: MNVFKLINNDSRLATEEMESDPLRGDRAPQFSNPSYQALSDHKLPGSQNGHPDRLNSLSSDDDMIDITTTGTVSERAMLEEELAAASHITTESDEIPGIGQYEDFHTIDWQRDIARDRMRHRYIIKKKQNSICDLIRGAHDAWSGWVCVLLVGLFTGAVAGVIDIGASWMTDLKYGICPQAFWLNQEQCCWSSNETDFEVGSCSQWLTWPEVFGLSREGSGPYVLSYLLYVLWALLFAALAACLVRMFAPYACGSGIPEIKTILSGFIIRGYLGKWTLIIKSVGIMLSVSAGLNLGKEGPMVHIACCIGNILSYLFPKYGRNEAKKREILSAAAAAGVSVAFGAPIGGVLFSLEEVSYYFPLKTLWRSFFCALVAAFILRSINPFGNEHSVLFYVEYSKDWIFFELVPFIGLGVIGGVIATIFIKANLWWCRYRKVSRLGQYPVSEVLIVSLVTAVIAYPNPYTRMSTSQLIYLLFSQCGVANSDPLCDYNRNFTDVNSAIETAAAGPGVYNALWLLSLALIFKLVGTIFTFGIKVPCGLFIPSLCLGAIVGRFVGIGMEQLAYNYPHIWVFSGECSTGDNCITPGLYAMVGAAAVLGGVTRMTVSLVVIMFELTGGVRYIVPLMAAAMASKWVGDALGRQGIYDAHINLNGYPFLDSKEEFEHTSLAADVMQPKRNEPLSVITQDSMTVDDVAALLKETEHNGFPVVVSRESQYLVGFVLRRDLNLAIANAKRLNEGITGQSLVVFVSPNASGDGGESSMGARRPAPLILKKILDMAPITMTDQTPMETVVDMFRKLGLRQTLVTHNGRLLGVITKKDVLRHIKQMDNEDPNSVLFN; encoded by the exons ATGAACGTCTTCAAATTAATCAACAACG ACTCCCGGCTGGCTACGGAGGAGATGGAGAGCGACCCTCTGCGGGGTGACAGGGCACCCCAATTCAGCAACCCGTCGTACCAAGCGCTATCCGACCACAAGCTGCCG gggTCCCAAAACGGACACCCGGACCGTCTCAACTCCCTGAGTAGTGATGATGACATGATCGACATCACCACCACTGGCACCGTCTCAGAAAGAGCCATGCTGGAGGAAGAATTGGCGGCGGCCTCTCACA TAACAACCGAGAGTGATGAGATCCCGGGCATCGGCCAGTATGAGGATTTCCACACAATTGACTGGCAGCGGGACATCGCCCGAGACCGAATGCGACACCGATACATCatcaagaaaaaacaaaactcaatATGTGACCTCATCCGAGGCGCGCACGACGCTTGGTCAGGCTGGGTCTGCGTCCTGCTGGTTGGTCTGTTCACTGGTGCGGTGGCCGGAGTCATCGATATCGGCGCAAGCTGGATGACCGACCTCAAGTACGGAATTTGTCCGCAAGCCTTCTGGCTTAACCAGGAGCAATGCTGCTGGTCGTCGAACGAGACCGACTTTGAAGTGGGCTCATGCAGTCAG TGGCTCACGTGGCCCGAAGTTTTTGGTCTTTCAAGAGAAGGCTCTGGTCCATACGTTTTATCATACCTCCTCTACGTTTTATGGGCATTGCTCTTCGCCGCCCTCGCGGCATGCCTGGTGAGAATGTTCGCACCTTACGCTTGTGGCTCAGGTATTCCTGAG ATCAAAACGATCTTGAGTGGTTTCATCATCAGAGGTTACCTTGGGAAGTGGACTTTGATAATCAAGTCGGTGGGCATCATGTTGTCTGTTTCCGCTGGACTCAATTTGGGTAAAGAGGGCCCCATGGTGCACATCGCCTGCTGTATAGGCAACATTCTCTCCTACTTGTTTCCAAAATACGGCAGGAATGAGGCCAAAAAAAGGGAAATCTTGTCAGCAGCAGCTGCGGCTGGAGTTTCGGTGGCTTTTGGTGCACCCATCGGTGGAGTCCTCTTCAGCTTGGAAGAG GTCAGCTACTACTTTCCCCTGAAAACTCTGTGGCGATCCTTTTTCTGCGCTCTTGTGGCAGCATTCATCCTCCGCTCAATCAACCCGTTCGGCAATGAGCACTCTGTACTCTTCTACGTCGAGTACAGCAAAGACTGGATCTTTTTCGAACTAGTACCATTCATCG GTCTGGGCGTAATTGGTGGAGTCATCGCCACCATTTTCATCAAGGCGAACCTTTGGTGGTGCCGCTACCGCAAGGTGTCCCGCCTCGGCCAGTACCCCGTGTCTGAGGTGCTGATCGTGTCTCTGGTTACCGCTGTCATCGCCTACCCCAATCCGTACACGCGCATGAGCACCAGCCAACTTATCTACCTGCTGTTCAGCCAGTGTGGTGTTGCCAACTCGGATCCCTTGTGCGACTACAACAGGAACTTCACCGACGTCAACTCGGCAATTGAAACTGCTGCCGCTGGCCCTGGTGTGTACAACGCTCTCTGGCTGCTCAGTTTGGCGCTCATCTTCAAGCTGGTTGGCACCATTTTCACCTTTGGCATCAAGGTTCCCTGCGGGCTCTTCATCCCTTCGCTGTGCCTTGGCGCCATTGTTGGAAG ATTTGTCGGCATCGGGATGGAGCAGTTGGCGTACAACTACCCGCACATCTGGGTGTTCAGCGGCGAGTGCTCGACTGGGGACAACTGCATCACGCCTGGCCTGTACGCCATGGTCGGAGCAGCAGCCGTGCTGGGCGGTGTTACCAGAATGACAG TGTCCTTGGTGGTGATCATGTTCGAGTTGACCGGCGGAGTGCGGTACATCGTGCCGCTGATGGCCGCAGCCATGGCCAGCAAGTGGGTTGGTGACGCCCTGGGCCGGCAGGGCATCTACGACGCCCACATCAACCTCAATGGATACCCCTTCCTGGACAGCAAGGAGGAGTTTGAGCACACATCGCTCGCTGCTGATGTCATGCAGCCAAA GAGAAATGAACCGCTTAGTGTAATAACTCAAGACTCAATGACAGTGGACGACGTCGCGGCCTTGCTCAAAGAAACGGAACACAATGGATTCCCAGTGGTCGTTAGCAGAGAGAGCCAATACCTAGTGGGATTCGTCTTGAGGAGAGACCTCAACCTTGCCATAG CAAACGCTAAGAGATTAAACGAGGGCATCACTGGCCAATCTTTAGTGGTGTTTGTCAGTCCAAACGCGTCTGGAGATGGAGGTGAATCGTCCATGGGAGCGAGACGGCCCGCGCCGCTGATTCTGAAGAAGATTCTCGACATGGCGCCCATCACCATGACTGACCAGACACCGATGGAGACTGTCGTGGACATGTTCCGAAAGCTGGGCCTGAGACAGACGCTTGTCACCCACAATGG TCGCCTGCTCGGGGTGATCACAAAGAAAGATGTTCTCAGACACATCAAGCAGATGGACAATGAAGATCCAAACTCAGTGCTGTTCAACTGA